GGGTAGGTTGTTGTAGTCAAAACCCGGACCTTCGTCTTTTATGGTAAACGAAACAATGCTGTGTTTATCATCGTGCTCGGCAGCAATAGCTACCTTTTTTGAGGCATCGTTTTTATTGCCGTGTAAAATGGCATTGTTGGCAGCTTCGGTAAGGCACACCAAAATATTTCCATACGCGTCATCGCCAAAGTTATAGGCAGCACGCAATTCTTCTACAAAGTTTTCTACTAATGCTATATTCTGAATGTCTGATGCGAATTCTAATTTCTTTACCATGCTTATCGGTATTATTCGGAATTGTTTATGCTTTGTTGCACAATGCTAATATAAATTACAAGTTGAAATGGCAAAATTTTGTTTGCTAACATATTTTTGAAAGACGTTCACCGGACTTGAATTGGAAGTGTAATTCGATTTTGTTTAGTGCCGGAAGGTGCTGTTCCATTGGCCGCTCACCATTCTGTTTTTACCGAAAAAATCGGTTTTTATTTCAGTGGATTCAAATCCGGTATTTTCCATCAGCAGTTTTACCGCTTCGGCATGTTGGTAGTGGGTTTCAAAAAAAAGTTTGCCATTTTTTTGCAGCATGCCTGCGGCACATTTTGCAATAATTTGTTCATAGAAAATGAGTGCTTGTGCATTGGGTGTAAACAAGGCGCTGTGGGGTTCAAAATTCACCACATTTTTTGCCATTTGGTGTTGTTCATTTTCGGGAATATAGGGTGGGTTGCTAACTATTACATCAAAATTTAGCGGAGGTGTGCTGCTGCTTAAAATATCCAATTGAAAGAAGGTG
This genomic stretch from Chitinophagales bacterium harbors:
- a CDS encoding ATP-binding protein produces the protein MVKKLEFASDIQNIALVENFVEELRAAYNFGDDAYGNILVCLTEAANNAILHGNKNDASKKVAIAAEHDDKHSIVSFTIKDEGPGFDYNNLPDPTSPENLEKTSGRGVFLIMQLADMVIFSDNGATCEMQFKV